Proteins co-encoded in one Medicago truncatula cultivar Jemalong A17 chromosome 8, MtrunA17r5.0-ANR, whole genome shotgun sequence genomic window:
- the LOC25502617 gene encoding hydroquinone glucosyltransferase, whose translation MEEQKTCIAMIPCPGLSHLIPFVEFAKLLVLHHNNFHVTFLIPTLGSPTPSTKSILNSLPPNIDFTFLPHINIQDLPPNIHIATQMKLTVKHSIPYLHQEVNKMVTCSKTNFVCLVFDLFSSDVIDIAKKFNLMSYIFATSSVISLQFCLNLPKLDESVSFEFMDTTKTFDIPVSNVSFKVKDFPDPVLFGRSSETYKAFLCACQKLSLVDGVIINSFTYLEHDAIKSIQDIICVYPVGPIIQRESKSKENKLECITWLNNKPSKSVLFISFGSGGALTHEQINEIAFGLESSGCNFLWVIRVPNKHSNSAYFSGSSKKDDPLNYLPLGFLERTKDQGLVVPSWAPQVEILSHSSTGGFLTHCGWSSSLEGLVYGVPMIAWPLFAEQRMNAATLTDVFKVAVRPKIDDEDGIVKGEEVARVIKIIMNQYSRDGEGLQLRKRIEDLRVEAAAAVSEDGSSRRALSSLVLKWEERVTLIN comes from the coding sequence ATGGAGGAGCAAAAAACATGCATAGCCATGATTCCTTGTCCAGGACTAAGCCACTTAATTCCATTTGTAGAGTTTGCAAAACTACTTGTTCTTCATCACAACAATTTCCATGTCACTTTCCTCATTCCAACTCTTGGTTCTCCTACACCATCTACCAAATCCATCTTAAACTCTCTTCCACCAAACATTGATTTTACATTCCTTCCTCATATCAATATCCAGGACCTTCCTCCCAACATTCACATCGCAACACAAATGAAACTCACAGTTAAACACTCTATACCCTATTTGCATCAAGAAGTTAACAAAATGGTAACTTGTtcaaaaacaaactttgtttgtttggtttttgaTCTTTTCTCAAGCGATGTAATCGACATCGCTAAAAAATTCAACCTTATGTCTTATATTTTCGCTACTTCATCAGTTATATCACTTCAATTCTGTCTTAATCTTCCCAAACTAGATGAGAGTGTTTCCTTTGAGTTCATGGACACAACAAAAACATTTGACATTCCAGTTTCAAATGTTTCTTTTAAGGTAAAGGATTTTCCTGACCCTGTTCTTTTTGGAAGATCAAGTGAAACATACAAAGCATTTCTTTGTGCGTGTCAAAAACTCTCTTTGGTAGATGGTGTCATCATCAATAGCTTCACTTATTTGGAACATGATGCAATAAAATCTATACAAGATATCATTTGTGTTTACCCTGTGGGACCCATCATTCAAAGAGAgtcaaaaagtaaagaaaataagttaGAGTGTATTACATGGTTGAACAATAAGCCTTCAAAATCTGTTTTGTTCATCTCTTTTGGGAGTGGTGGAGCACTCACTCATGAACAAATCAATGAGATAGCTTTTGGGTTAGAATCAAGTGGTTGCAATTTTTTGTGGGTTATTAGAGTTCCAAATAAGCACTCAAATTCTGCTTATTTTAGTGGATCTTCAAAAAAGGATGATCCATTAAATTATTTACCATTAGGTTTCTTGGAAAGGACTAAAGATCAAGGCTTGGTGGTTCCATCATGGGCTCCACAAGTTGAAATTCTTAGTCATAGTTCAACTGGTGGTTTTTTGACTCATTGTGGTTGGAGTTCAAGTTTAGAGGGTTTAGTTTATGGTGTGCCTATGATTGCTTGGCCATTGTTTGCTGAGCAGAGAATGAACGCAGCAACACTCACCGATGTTTTCAAAGTGGCAGTGAGGCCAaaaattgatgatgaagatgggaTTGTAAAAGGAGAAGAAGTTGCAAGAGTTATAAAGATTATAATGAACCAATATTCAAGGGATGGTGAAGGTTTGCAATTACGGAAAAGAATTGAAGATTTGAGAGTTGAGGCTGCTGCTGCTGTGAGTGAAGATGGTTCCTCTAGGAGGGCACTCTCTAGTTTAGTGCTCAAATGGGAGGAAAGAGTAACTCTCATAAATTGA